The nucleotide window CTGCAGCTCGTCGCCGAGCACGCCACCCATATCGCCGTCATGCAAGGCGGGCGGCTGACCGCCCACGGGCCGGCCGAGGAGGTGCTCGCGGGCCCGGCGATCGTGGATGCCGGGCTCCGGCCCCCGCCGCTCGCCCGCGCGACCCGCGCCCTCGCCCGGCACCCCGGATGGCGCGCGGTCACCCGCATGGCGCAGCTGCCCGGTCGCGGCGCCACGGCCGCAGGATCCGGCTCGGCGGCATTCGCACCCGGCGCCCCCGGCGCCGCGCCCGGCGCGCCCGCGCCCGCGGAGCGCGGCGCCACGGCATCCACCCCCGACCCCGCCGGAGGCGCCTCGTGACCGCCGGCGAGCAGGCCGCCGTGCGCGCCGCCGACGCGGGCACGCCCGTCGACCCCTTCGCGCCCGACCGCGAACCCGCCTGGCGCTGGCTGCACCATCTGAACCCCGTCGCCAAGTTGGCTGCGCCGCTTCCGGTGATGGTCGCGGTCGTGTTCTCGGACGGCATCGCCGTTCCCGCGGCGTTCGCCGTGTTCGGGCTCCTCGTGCTGTTCTCGGGGGCGCGGATGCCGTGGCGCATCGGGCTCGCGCTCGTCGTCGGCATCCCGCTCGTCGCCGCCCTCCTCGGGATCACGATCGGCGTCTGGGTCGACCCGGCGCGCGTCGGCGACGTGCCAGGGGCGGATGTCGTGCTCGCCCGCATCGGCGATCTCCGCTTCACTGCCGCGATGTACCTCGTCGGCCTCGCGACGGCCGCGCGCCTGGCCGCCCTGCTCGTGCTCGCCCTGATCGCCGGGATGACCGCGACCGGGCCGGAGCTCGTGCGCGCCGCGGTGCAGACGCTCCGCGTGCCGTACCGGATCGGATACACCGCGCTCGCCGCGTATCGCTTCGTGCCGCGCTTCGGGCACGAGCTCGAGGTCATCCGGGCCGCCCACCGGGTGCGCGGAACGGATGCCGGGCGCGGCCCCGCCGCCGCCGTGCGGCGCTGGTTCGGCTACGCGGTGCCGCTTCTGGCCAGCGCCATCCGGCACGCCGAACGCGTCGCCCTCGCGATGGACGCCCGCGCGTTCGGCGCGCACCCGACGCGCACCGAACGGCACCCGGTCCCGTGGCGGACCCGCGACTGGGTCTTCATCG belongs to Agromyces archimandritae and includes:
- a CDS encoding energy-coupling factor transporter transmembrane component T family protein, producing MTAGEQAAVRAADAGTPVDPFAPDREPAWRWLHHLNPVAKLAAPLPVMVAVVFSDGIAVPAAFAVFGLLVLFSGARMPWRIGLALVVGIPLVAALLGITIGVWVDPARVGDVPGADVVLARIGDLRFTAAMYLVGLATAARLAALLVLALIAGMTATGPELVRAAVQTLRVPYRIGYTALAAYRFVPRFGHELEVIRAAHRVRGTDAGRGPAAAVRRWFGYAVPLLASAIRHAERVALAMDARAFGAHPTRTERHPVPWRTRDWVFIALFWAASVAVWWLAASIA